Genomic DNA from Candidatus Paceibacterota bacterium:
GACTCTTACCTTTACATTTAGTACAAACTCAATTGACAACACACGAATCGCTACTATCCAGGGTTACAACTCATCATCTGTCCGAGCTATCTCAGGCAATAATGTAAGTAGCTTCTACGCTATTAACGGTTCAGGCTTCACACGAACACAGACTTTCCTTAAACCAGGAAACTCAACTTTGACTCTCTCAGCAGCGTCACAGTCACTTCGTTCACAAAACTACCGAGTAAATCCTAACGGAGACACTCTATACGGTGTTGTTCTTGGAACATTCAACTTGAAGTCAGACTCAGGCGATTCAACATTGCTCACAGTCAACGCTTCATCAACTGCTTCAGGTACACAGCCTACAACTGTCTACTTGTACCAGGGTTCAACATTGTTGAAATCAATCACACCAGCAGCAAATGGTTCACTTGTATTCAACAATCTAGACTCAGCAGCAGGATCAGTAGTTGCACAGAACACAATCCAGACTTACACAATCAAGGGTGACTTCAGTGTTTCTACTGTTAACGGCACATACGCAAGTACAACTATCAACAACGTTGTTTACCAGACACCTAACGGTAGTTCTGCAACAGCAGTTGGACCTGTTACAAACGCAAATCAATACGTTTACACAGCAGCTCCTATGTTGACACTTGCTAGTGCTCCTACAATCAGTGCTGGTAGCCAGAACCAACAGGGTTCAACTACTGCTTTGACTGCAACATTTGCATTCAACGTAACAGCACAGGGAGGTACTATGACATTGCCTGCAAACGGTGACTTCGTAGTAGTCTTCGCTACATCAACAGCTAACCCAATCTCAGCTGGTGTTACAACAAACGTTGTGACAATTCCAAACAATAACATTGCAGATGGCTCAACAGCTTCTGTAACAGTTACAGCTCAGATTCCTAACTCGGCTCTTACATACAGCGGTTTGTATAACGCTGCTATCACATCAGTCAAGTGGGTTGTCGGTGCTAACACAATCACTCAGACTTATGGTCTAGAGGATTACAAGACATCATCAGCTGCTAACTTCATCAAGTAAGCAATTGACGATGCTACTAGGTTGGCCGAAAGGCTAGTTTAGTAAACAAAAAACCACCCCGAAAGGGGTGGTTTTTTGTTTTGGGTATTAAGTACTGGTACATTCTTAGTATAAAAATACTAAATACTTTCGGGAGCACGGATAAAAAGTCTGCTGACTTTTTTCCTCACACTCGGCTCGTCAGCCTCCGTGAGTCTCCCTCAAGTGTTTAGCATTTTTATACTAAGAATCTACCATTCGACTACTATCCAAAACAAAAACCCTTACTTTGGAGGCAATATTTTGGGTATTTGTTTAGGTTTTTTTGAGCGGAAATTTATGTGACATATGTAAGATAGAGTCAATCTTGCGCCTTGGGTGTGAGGGATTACAATTAACACATATAATAATGGCAAAAATGATAGAGTCACCATATCTTACAAAGGCAGATTTTCTTGGATTCATGGATGGTTTTTCGACTACTCTGACAGGTCAATTTAATAAAATAAATGAGACAATGGATCAGAGGTTTAAAGAAGTAGATAAAAAATTTGCAAAAATCGATGAAAGGTTTGCGCAAATCGATAAGAGGTTTGCACAGATAGATCAAAGGTTTGCACAGATTGATGAAAGGTTCGTAGAGATAGATAAGAGGTTTGCACAGATAGATCAAAGGTTTGCGCAGATCGATAAGAGATTTACTCAGATTGACGAAAGATTTGCAGAGATCGATAAGAGATTTACTCAGATTGACGAAAGGTTTGCAAAAATTGATGAAAGATTTGAAAAGGTTGATCAGCAGTTTATAAAAATAGATCAAAAGTTTGAAGCAACGGATCAGCTCTTTGGTCTTTTTGAAAAGAGAATGAATAAAAGATTTGATCTGATCGATGTAAGATTTAATATTCTCGAGAGCACTATCCTAGAAATGGTAAAGAAGTTTGCTACTGTAGATAAGAGATTTGATTCAATCGAGATCCTTATTGATGAGAAAGTTGAGTTTTTGGCGGGGATTACAGCTAGTAGTCTAAATAATCATGAAAATAGAATATCTATTTTAGAAAGCCATGTTTGATAAAACCGCCTTCAAGTTTATTACGGGATTCTTGGGGATTTTATTTATAGGTTTTATAGTTTTTATCTTGGCCGGAATTTATCATCAGTACACCTGCTTGCATGGAGTTTTTGCTTCTTCTAAAAATTCGATCGAATTATCTGGCTGTAACCCTATTGACACATCTAAATAATGTAGGGAGATTTCAATTTTCAGCAAAATTTTAGGGGTTGTTGATTTTTCTCTGCCTTCTGACAGATAAGATGTGGGTATGAAAAAACATACCCATCATTTAAATGACTTTTTATTAGCAGGTTTTCTCTTCCTTGTCGGTTTCCTTTTACCCGTTCATTCAGTCCAAGCATTTGCGATACTTGGAGATCAATTTATTACTGAAAATACTACCTGGAGAAAGACTGACTCACCTCATTTAGTCCAAAAACCTCTCACTATCATGTCCGGAGTCCAGTTGACCATAGAGCCTGGGGTAGAGGTGGATTTTTTGCCCGGAACCTCTATCAGTGTATTCGGGTCTATTGTAGCCACTAGTGCGACAGCTTCAGAGCCTATTGTTTTTTCGGGCCCATCATGGTCAATGGACTTTATCAATGATTACGCCGAGTTTGATGAGCTGGGAAATTTAGTGAATATAGATCCTGCAAAACCTCTTGAGCTCACCATGAGTATCTTTAAAAACGTTCACTTCTTGGCTGGAAACTACAATCTGAAAACTGGGCCTGGGGCTAGCATAGAGGTAGCCTCAAGCACCTTTGAAGAAGATTCGAATGTAGCCATTATCAATGAAGGATTTATTCAAGGGGCAACATCCACAATTGGTGCTGCTTACAATTTTTGGGGTGATGACTCCGGTCCAAATCGTCTGGCTGATAATCATACAGGCTTAGGGACCAAAGTGTCAGAAGGGGTTTTGGTTGATCCTTGGTTAAACGCAGATGGATCCGTACATGGGGAAAAACCAAACTGTTGTTCTTCCGTACTTTTCATTCCTGGGATTGAGGGCAGTCGCCTGTACGAAAAAGGCACCTTTTTTGAAAATCAATTGTGGGAACCAAACAGGGAAGGGGACGTTAGAAAATTATTTTTAAAGGATGATGGCACCAGTATTGACGATGTGTATACACGAGACATTATTAAAAAGACCAATATTTTTGGACCACTCGGGGCCATCAATATTTACGGAGCTTTCGGAGATTTTATGGATAGTTTGGTTGATTCCACGTCATCTACTTCTACTTTAGCTTCACCCGTTATTTCAGATTGGAAGGCTCTACCTTATGACTGGCGTTTACCTCCTGATAAAATCATCAGTCAAGGCATCAAGACTGACGTGGGGACCACTTCACCCTTAGCTGAAGCTCTCTATCTAGCCAAAAATTCAAAGACCAAAAAGATCACCATAGTGGCTCATAGCAATGGCGGTTTAGTGGCCAAAGAACTTGTTAAGGCCTTGGAGCAGATCGGCAAGGAGGACATTATAGATAAAATCATCTTTGTCGCTGTGCCCGAAAAAGGGACTCCACAAGCAATTGGCGCTCTCCTGTATGGCGATGGTCAGGCCATCCTCAATGGTTTGATTTTGACTGAAGCCACCGCTGCTCAGTTTGCTAAAAATGCCCAAATGGCCTACAACCTATTACCCTCTAAAGAATACTTCAATACAGCCACAGTCCCAACAATTAATTTTGCAGCCAGCCTAGCCAGTACGACCTCCGATTATCTGTCCGTTTATGGTCAAAACATAAGAGATCCAAATAATTTTTCAAATTTTATGTTTGAAGCTGGCGGCAATCAAAATCTTTTTCAAAAAGCGATAGCCCTACATGAAGATCTGGACAATTGGAGCCCCCCACAAGGTATTCAGTTTGTGAGGGTGGCCGGGGTAGGAGTGCCCACAGTCCAAGCCCTTAGTTTTATGGCCACTTCGACCTGTGTGATTGATGATCCCATTCTTCAGAATATTTGTCCCCAACCCACAGTAGGCCATGCCCCAGATCTATCAAATTGGGGGGACTCGACTGTCGCTTTCAATAGTATTCAGAGCTACGCCAACACTTATTTTATTGATCTTTTTAACTACAACTTAAACAACGACGCACCTTATCAGCATCAAAATATTTTGAATGCTCCCGTTACGCAGCGTCTGCTCTGGTCTCTATTTTCTCAAAATATACCTAGCGATAAAAATATCTCACTTGGCTATCCGCCGATGATAAGTCCTTATTTTTCTGTCTTCTCAGTACATTCACCCGCTGACATCACGCTCTCTGATCCTCAGGGTAAAAAAACGGGCGTTCACACTAGCACCTCTACGCTCTCGCTGGTCACTCAGGATATTCCTAATAGTACGTACCTAGAAAGTGATGGGGTAAAATATATAGCGATTGCAGGGCAGGATGTTGAAAAAAACGTGACGGCCAGTATTCAAGGCACAGGTTTTGGAGAATTTAGTTTCGTAGTTGAGGCTCATGATGGTGAAAAAATTATTCACACCACTACCTTCAAGAATATTCCAGTGACACCATTAACTGAAGCCACGGTTGCTTTTCTGGGAGACAATACCTATCCAGACACTTATCCAACAGCCCAAATAAATTTGGATATTGATGGGGATGGAAAGGTTGATACGGTCATTTCACCTAAAGACACAGAGGATCCATTGGTATACCTGGAGATTATAAAAAAGACAGTGGCTACTTTTGATGTTTCGTCTGGGGTTAAAGATCGCCTGATTAAAAAAATTGATCGGGTAGAAAAGATGTTCAAGCTTGGTCGCAGTAAAAAAGTCCTGACGGCTATCCAGCTTTGGGCTAAAAACATCTCAAAAATTTCAGAAAGAGGAGATGAAAAAAAATTTGGTAAGCGTGAGCATTTACGTCATAAAAACAAGCTTAATAAAGAGCAAAGCGATATAATGTCTAGTATGGTAGATCACTTGCTAGACTTGTTAGCTGCACTTCAATAAAACCTAAAAATTAAAAACAAATAAATGAATATTCAAAA
This window encodes:
- a CDS encoding peptidoglycan-binding protein, which produces MALALVLTATVAVADTMTTTTSSYTFSTNLTVGSRGADVSALQQILINKGFLTAVSAPTGYFGSLTKAALAAFQAANNISPAVGYFGPITRAAIASMGGTTTTTTTSTTAGCVAGAAYSSTTGQPCSTVSTGTITTGSTEGTLDVRLASTPSDNASIRTQTDVPVYGIEFRARIADVSVQTVDLQVAVTNGGATENPATLINTIKVWDGSTLLQTIPVSIGTFTKDQNQVYYYRVSGINFVIPKDATKTLTFTFSTNSIDNTRIATIQGYNSSSVRAISGNNVSSFYAINGSGFTRTQTFLKPGNSTLTLSAASQSLRSQNYRVNPNGDTLYGVVLGTFNLKSDSGDSTLLTVNASSTASGTQPTTVYLYQGSTLLKSITPAANGSLVFNNLDSAAGSVVAQNTIQTYTIKGDFSVSTVNGTYASTTINNVVYQTPNGSSATAVGPVTNANQYVYTAAPMLTLASAPTISAGSQNQQGSTTALTATFAFNVTAQGGTMTLPANGDFVVVFATSTANPISAGVTTNVVTIPNNNIADGSTASVTVTAQIPNSALTYSGLYNAAITSVKWVVGANTITQTYGLEDYKTSSAANFIK